One segment of Carya illinoinensis cultivar Pawnee chromosome 13, C.illinoinensisPawnee_v1, whole genome shotgun sequence DNA contains the following:
- the LOC122292846 gene encoding alpha carbonic anhydrase 7-like yields MKLVTQFLFCCFFIVLVLHSSRPATSQEVDDEREFDYSEKSGKGPSQWGEIHPEWSLCKDGSMQSPIDLRNERVEIVSHLGRLNRNYRPSNATLKNRGHDMKLEWEGGAGYIEINGTEYVLQQSHWHSPSEHTINGRKFDLEVHMVHESSDGKVAVVGIMYTIGRPDSFLSSMRHQLSVVAGNSEEVTAMGIVDPKKIKIGSRKYYRYIGSLTIPPCTQNVVWTIVRKVRTVTREQVRLLRVAVHDESDTNARPLQQINGRSVHLYRPSEVED; encoded by the exons ATGAAGCTTGTAACCCAATTCTTGTTTTGCTGTTTCTTCATTGTTCTTGTTTTGCATTCATCCCGGCCTGCAACATCTCAAGAAGTTG ATGATGAACGAGAATTTGATTACAGTGAGAAAAGTGGAAAGGGACCATCTCAATGGGGAGAGATTCACCCTGAATGGAGCTTGTGCAAAGATGGATCAATGCAATCTCCGATTGATCTGCGGAATGAAAGGGTGGAAATAGTTTCCCATTTGGGGAGACTTAATCGGAATTACCGTCCATCTAATGCCACTCTCAAAAATAGAGGCCATGACATGAAG CTGGAATGGGAAGGCGGCGCAGGATATATTGAAATAAATGGTACTGAATATGTACTCCAGCAAAGCCATTGGCACTCACCATCTGAACACACTATCAATGGCCGGAAGTTTGATCTAGAGGTGCACATGGTCCATGAGAGTTCAGATGGAAAAGTTGCTGTGGTTGGAATTATGTACACGATTGGACGCCCCGATTCTTTCTTGTCAtcg ATGAGGCATCAGTTGTCAGTCGTCGCCGGTAACAGTGAAGAAGTGACAGCGATGGGAATCGTCGacccaaaaaaaattaagataggCAGTAGAAAGTATTACAGATATATTGGGTCCCTTACAATTCCCCCTTGTACTCAAAATGTTGTATGGACCATCGTGAGAAAG GTGAGGACTGTTACACGAGAGCAAGTTAGGTTGCTTCGCGTGGCCGTTCATGAT GAGTCAGACACAAATGCAAGACCACTACAACAAATAAATGGGCGCTCAGTGCATCTATATAGACCAAGTGAAGTGGAAGATTAA